The Larus michahellis chromosome 16, bLarMic1.1, whole genome shotgun sequence genome has a segment encoding these proteins:
- the IGSF21 gene encoding immunoglobulin superfamily member 21, with protein sequence MRTMSPLPLCLLLWDLLDLALAYLTVSIEPLPPVVVGDAVTLKCNFKTDGKMREIVWYRVTDGGTIKQKIFTFDAMFSTNFSHMENYRKREDLVYQSTVRLPEVRISDNGPYECHVGIYDRATREKVVLASGNVFLNVMAPPTSISVLAADTPAPFSRYQAQNFTLVCVVSGGKPAPLVYFKRDGEPIEATPLPEPPVGAGSWAPRNLLHRDLDDTKVPKSLAAEGEVGGGQPLATADPPRGLAAERGPVTETIPETVVSREFPRWVHVAEPIYYFRHTHAPVSDGTVEARATLTWTLNPQIDNEALFSCEVKHPALSMPMQSEVTLVAPKGPKITMTPTRARVGDTVRILVQGFQNEVFPEPLFTWTRVGSRLLDGSAEHDGKELVLERVPAELNGSMYRCTAQNPLGSTDTHTRLIVFENPNIPRGTEDSNGSLTGHCGFRLVLALTLTVILELT encoded by the exons CCTACCTGACGGTCAGCATCGAGCCGCTGCCGCCCGTGGTGGTGGGAGACGCCGTCACCCTGAAATGCAACTTCAAGACGGATGGGAAGATGCGGGAAATCGTCTGGTACCGG gtcACCGACGGCGGCACCATCAAGCAGAAGATCTTCACCTTCGATGCCATGTTCTCCACCAATTTCTCGCACATGGAGAATTATCGGAAGAGGGAGGATCTGGTCTACCAGTCCACCGTGCG cctccccgaGGTTCGCATTTCGGACAACGGTCCCTACGAGTGTCACGTGGGGATTTATGACCGAGCCACGCGGGAGAAGGTGGTCCTGGCCTCCGGGAACGTATTCCTCAACGTGATGG CTCCTCCGACGTCCATCTCGGTGCTCGCCGCCGACACGCCGGCACCCTTCAGCCGCTACCAGGCGCAGAACTTCACCCTGGTGTGTGTGGTCTCCGGTGGCAAGCCCGCCCCGCTG GTGTACTTCAAGAGGGACGGGGAGCCCATCGAGGCCACCCCGCTGCCGGAGCCGCCGGTCGGCGCCGGGAGCTGGGCACCCCGTAACCTCCTTCACCGCGACCTGGATGACACCAAGGTGCCGAAATCGCTGGCGGCCGAAGGGGAGGTGGGAGGCGGGCAACCCCTGGCCACGGcggaccccccccgggggctggcGGCTGAGAGGGGTCCCGTCACCGAAACCATCCCCGAAACAGTGGTGAGCCGGGAATTCCCGCGATGGGTGCACGTGGCCGAGCCCATCTACTATTTCCGACACACGCACGCGCCCGTCAGCGACGGGACGGTGGAGGCGCGGGCCACCCTCACCTGGACCCTGAACCCCCAAATCGACAACGAAGCGCTCTTCAGCTGCGAGGTGAAGCACCCGGCGCTCTCCATGCCCATGCAGTCCGAGGTGACGCTCG TCGCTCCCAAGGGCCCGAAGATCACAATGACCCCGACGAGAGCCCGCGTTGGAGACACTGTGCGGATCTTGGTGCAGGGCTTCCAG aATGAAGTCTTCCCCGAGCCCCTCTTCACGTGGACCCGGGTGGGGAGCCGGCTCCTCGATGGCAGCGCCGAGCATGATGGCAAGGAGCTGGTGTTGGAGCGGGTGCCAGCCGAACTCAACGGCTCCATGTACCGCTGCACCGCCCAGAACCCCCTGGGCTCCACCGACACCCACACCCGGCTCATCGTTTTTG AAAACCCAAATATTCCCAGAGGAACAGAGGACTCCAACG GTTCACTTACCGGCCACTGCGGCTTCAGATTAGTTTTGGCGCTCACCCTAACAGTGATCCTGGAGCTAACGTGA
- the KLHDC7A gene encoding kelch domain-containing protein 7A yields MPQRVTLPWHSDMQLAGKLVLSAAALLLLTLAYRFYKSRSLAGGKIPPAEAGGEQRENAGRDEDGDGAAGLRRRRVFGEEARRDGGDGRVSGQASVPRPRRTPSWGDRNLPRGEEEEEEGEEVVSDPGLIHGKAGLAGRGSEPGNELGSKLGSKSGSKPGIELGSDLGSELGSKPGIEPGTKLGSDLRSKSGIELGSDLGSELGSKPGSKELGSELGSKSGSKPRIELGIKLGSDLGSKPGIEPGNDWGSERGSKSGSKAGMELGVKPGSDLGSEPGSKLGSKLANKSGSEPGNELGSEPGSKSGSELGSEQACKLSSKPGSELGSKLGSEPGNEPGSKPGSEPGSELNSYDPGDASEALSCRRAEDALAPSTGLSPGIADAQEAGDGRAQSTKQDLASGGMSQEAEGHGGMIQTLSVISDLGLTMMASNTGSDASYSFSSVAKIQVEENYITKRQAKDKPGQPVPGLKGKVYDYYVQSISQSVSKKRCLPYIPPGTSRSSERVNEEQQNFATQELDPTLAMRDPTTSSIVPPPMGSLESSPEPPSPGRKDSTLQIANSPHLQLPMEGFGVTVPASTPPASPQPGLVASADHFQMPPPTHLDLGNCYEVLCTAKAQKLGHLQEAAYKVMSDNYLQVLRRPSIYGRLNAGERELILRWRMKGKMYVAVADINVQEPGIHTSHLCYYDDGGDCWHHLCHMPPEVVSRGCAMCSMFNYLFVVAGCEGTGRTQRPSNRVFCYDPLTNIWREICPLNQARPHCKLVALDGHLYAIGGECLYTVERYDPRQDRWTFIAPLPHDTFAVAHTATVCDGEIYVTGGTLRYVLLRYATRSDSWSVSPAGSGRNRTAEMVSTNGFIYRFDLHRNTGISVHRCSAKAKLWYECATYAMPDPPGFQCAVVGNLVHCISRHFHIRFLADHISPRFGTKELQPFPSPHGSLLPAVLVLPERGTAQTQV; encoded by the exons ATGCCCCAGCGGGTAACCCTGCCCTGGCACTCCGACATGCAGCTGGCCGGCAAGCTGGTCCTCTCCGCCGCCGCTCTGCTCCTCCTGACTTTGGCGTACAGGTTTTATAAGTCCCGCTCGCTTGCCGGGGGCAAAATCCCGCCGGCCGAGgcgggaggagagcagagggaaaacGCTGGccgggatgaggatggggacggcgcggcggggctgcggcggagGAGGGTGTTTGGGGAGGAGGCGAGGAGGGACGGTGGGGACGGACGAGTGAGCGGTCAAGCCAGCGTCCCCCGGCCACGGCGCACGCCTTCCTGGGGGGATCGAAATCTGCCgaggggcgaggaggaggaggaggaaggagaggaggtggttTCTGATCCCGGGCTGATTCATGGGAAAGCAGGGTTAGCTGGGAGGGGAAGCGAGCCGGGAAATGAGCTAGGAAGTAAGCTGGGAAGTAAGTCGGGAAGCAAGCCAGGAATTGAGCTGGGAAGCGATCTGGGAAGTGAGCTAGGAAGCAAGCCAGGAATCGAGCCAGGAACCAAGCTGGGAAGTGATCTGAGAAGTAAGTCAGGAATTGAGCTGGGAAGCGATCTGGGAAGTGAGCTAGGAAGCAAGCCAGGAAGTAA AGAGCTAGGAAGTGAGCTGGGAAGTAAGTCAGGAAGCAAGCCAAGAATCGAGCTAGGAATCAAGCTGGGAAGTGATCTGGGAAGCAAACCAGGAATTGAGCCGGGAAATGATTGGGGAAGTGAGCGGGGAAGTAAGTCAGGAAGCAAGGCAGGAATGGAGCTAGGAGTCAAGCCGGGAAGTGATCTGGGAAGCGAGCCAGGAAGCAAGTTGGGAAGCAAGCTGGCAAACAAGTCAGGGAGCGAGCCGGGAAACGAGCTGGGAAGTGAGCCAGGAAGCAAATCGGGAAGTGAGCTAGGAAGTGAGCAGGCATGTAAGCTGTCAAGCAAGCCAGGAAGCGAGCTGGGAAGCAAGCTGGGAAGTGAGCCGGGAAATGAGCCAGGAAGCAAGCCAGGAAGCGAGCCGGGAAGCGAGCTGAACTCTTACGACCCTGGGGATGCGTCCGAAGCACTGAGCTGCCGCAGGGCGGAGGACGCGCTTGCCCCAAGCACCGGGCTTTCTCCCGGGATTGCTGATGCCCAGGAGGCAGGTGATGGACGTGCCCAAAGCACAAAGCAGGATTTGGCCAGTGGAGGCATGAGCCAGGAGGCCGAGGGGCACGGGGGAATGATCCAGACCCTCAGTGTCATCTCAGACCTGGGTCTGACGATGATGGCGAGCAACACGGGGTCGGATGCCTCCTACTCTTTCTCCTCGGTTGCGAAGATCCAGGTGGAGGAGAACTACATCACCAAGCGGCAGGCGAAGGATAAGCCTGGGCAGCCAGTCCCCGGCCTCAAAGGAAAAGTCTATGACTACTACGTCCAGTCCATCTCTCAGTCGGTGTCGAAGAAGAGGTGTCTCCCCTACATCCCTCCAGGAACATCCCGCAGCTCGGAGCGTGTCAATGAAGAGCAGCAGAACTTTGCAACCCAGGAGCTGGACCCAACTTTGGCAATGCGGGATCCCACCACCTCCTCGATAGTTCCACCACCTATGGGGAGCTTGGAGAGCTCCCCTGAGCCACCTTCTCCTGGCCGCAAGGACAGCACCCTCCAGATCGCCAACAGCCCCCACCTCCAGCTGCCCATGGAGGGTTTTGGGGTCACGGTGCCAGCCAGCACGCCTCCTGCAAGcccccagccagggctggtgGCCAGTGCTGACCACTTCCAAATGCCACCACCCACCCACCTGGACCTGGGGAACTGCTACGAAGTCCTCTGCACAGCCAAGGCGCAGAAGCTCGGTCACCTCCAGGAGGCCGCCTACAAGGTGATGAGTGACAACTATCTGCAGGTGCTGAGGAGACCCTCCATCTACGGCCGCCTCAACGCTGGCGAGCGGGAGCTCATCCTGCGGTGGAGGATGAAGGGGAAGATGTACGTGGCTGTGGCAGACATCAACGTGCAGGAGCCCGGCATCCACACCAGCCACCTCTGCTACTACGATGATGGAGGAGACTGCTGGCATCACCTCTGCCACATGCCACCAGAGGTGGTCTCCCGGGGGTGTGCCATGTGCAGCATGTTCAACTACCTCTTCGTGGTGGCCGGCTGTGAGGGCACAGGCCGGACACAGAGACCTTCCAACCGTGTCTTCTGCTATGACCCTCTCACCAACATCTGGAGGGAGATCTGCCCCCTGAACCAAGCACGGCCGCACTGCAAGCTCGTGGCTTTGGATGGCCACCTCTACGCCATCGGCGGTGAGTGCCTCTACACGGTGGAGCGCTACGACCCCCGGCAGGACCGCTGGACCTTCATCGCACCCCTGCCCCACGACACCTTCGCTGTGGCCCACACGGCCACGGTGTGCGATGGGGAGATCTACGTGACGGGGGGCACCTTGCGCTACGTGCTGCTGCGTTATGCCACCCGCTCGGACAGCTGGAGTGTCAGCCCGGCCGGCAGCGGCAGGAACAGGACAGCTGAGATGGTGAGCACCAACGGCTTCATCTACCGCTTCGACCTGCACCGCAACACAGGCATCAGTGTCCACCGCTGCAGTGCCAAGGCCAAGCTATGGTATGAGTGTGCCACCTACGCCATGCCCGACCCACCTGGCTTCCAGTGCGCCGTGGTGGGCAACCTGGTCCACTGCATCAGCCGGCACTTCCACATACGTTTCCTGGCCGACCACATCTCACCACGCTTCGGGACCAAGGAGCTGCAGCCCTTCCCGTCGCCCCACGgcagcctcctcccagctgtcctGGTGCTGCCGGAGAGAGGGACGGCACAAACGCAGGTTTGA